The bacterium genome segment CGCTCGCGCGCGGCGGCATCCGTCTGTCGCTCGGGCACGATACGACAGGCGAGGACATCGACGCGGTTGTCGAGACGCTTGCCGACACCGTGGCCAAGCTGCGGCGCCTGTCACCGGAGTGGGAGCGCGTCGAGGCCGGCGAGCTGGCGATCCCGGCTTAGAACGACACGACGCCGCCGATCGGCAGGATGCGCAGGCGGCGCTCGCCGCGCTCTTTCGCGATCTGCTCCGTCCACGCGGGCGGTTCGGTCAGCGGCTCGTCCGAGAGCGTGAACGTGCCGAAGTGGATCGGTACGATGAGCCGCGCGCCGACGGCGTCGGCCGCGTCGAGCGCTTCGGCCGGCTGCATATGCGCCGGCTCCATGAACCAGCGCGGCGCGTAAGCGCCGATCGGCACAAGCGCGACGTCCATCGGCCCGAGGCGTTTGCCGATCTCGTGAAATTCGTCCTGCCACCCCGTATCGCCCGCGTGGTACGCGCGCTTGCCGCCGGCCTCGATGACGAATCCGCCCCACAACGTGTCGTTCGTATCGAAGATCGTGCGCTTGGACCAATGACGGGCGGGCGTCAGCGTGATTCGCGCATCCCCGGCGCGCACTTCGTCCCACCAGTCGAGCTCGCGCACGTTGACGAACCCGCGCCGCGAAAACCACGGCGCGAGGCCGTGCGGCACGACGATCGGCGTCATACGGTCGAAGCGTGTCAGCGTCTTACCGCACATGTGGTCGTAGTGATTGTGCGTGATGAGGATGGCATCCGGCCGGGGGACGAGATCGAAGATCGGCGCCTTCGGGGCGCGCCGCGGCACGAACAGCGCGTCGCCCTCGATCGGGTCGACGAGAATCTTCATTCCCCCGAGACGCAAGAGCACCGATGCATGGCCGAACCAGACGGCCGCCGGCGCTTCGCCGATCGACTCCAGCACCGTGGCGGTATCAAAACGCACCGGGATCTCGGGCCAACGCGGGCGATCGCGATGCGGATCTTTTTCGTAACGTCCAAGCTGCCACTTCAAAAGGCTCGACAGCCCGCGCTGCGCGACGACACGATGGGCAAACCGCGCGCTTCTCATCAGGCGTCGCCCCCGCTTGCTTGACAGCACGGCCCGTTTGCCGATTGCATCGCGCGGATGATCAAATCCGTAATCCCCGCCCGGCGATCGCGCTTGTGATTTTCGCCCGGAGCACCCGCGCGCTTGGCGCCGCCGCGCTTCTGTTCGCGATCATCCTTCCCGCTCGCGCTTTTGCCGGCGCGAACGCCCTTACCATCGACCTGCAACTCGCGATCGCGGGTTCGTCCGATCTGCAATGGTCGATCGAAACGCCGAACGATACCGCGACGTATGCGTTGTTCGGCAAATCCGGGGTCGGGCTTTTTCCGGGCGTCACGTGGACGCACATTTTCGACAA includes the following:
- a CDS encoding MBL fold metallo-hydrolase, whose protein sequence is MRSARFAHRVVAQRGLSSLLKWQLGRYEKDPHRDRPRWPEIPVRFDTATVLESIGEAPAAVWFGHASVLLRLGGMKILVDPIEGDALFVPRRAPKAPIFDLVPRPDAILITHNHYDHMCGKTLTRFDRMTPIVVPHGLAPWFSRRGFVNVRELDWWDEVRAGDARITLTPARHWSKRTIFDTNDTLWGGFVIEAGGKRAYHAGDTGWQDEFHEIGKRLGPMDVALVPIGAYAPRWFMEPAHMQPAEALDAADAVGARLIVPIHFGTFTLSDEPLTEPPAWTEQIAKERGERRLRILPIGGVVSF